From Acidihalobacter aeolianus, a single genomic window includes:
- a CDS encoding EAL domain-containing protein: MVAPDEHLDAQIRTDQLLIMYKALPIALLASLVNAAVLAWVLSPLISIEVIGAWLSAIALLSAWRFAGYFQYTRNPPHATEHAHWSTRFFVEVLLSGVLWGAAAFLLYPHNNHPMHQMFLIFVLAGMGAGAVTTLSAMWSVALAYLIPSLIPLIGKLVVEGTAISLPMSLMATLFLILISISALRARNNLLELLRARQAQLQAVTDLRLAATAFRSQEGILITDRRGLILRINEAGSRLSGYPEKSLVGQSLRTLLPLDKSSDQQYQHIVRALARNGFWSGECYLRTHNGDALPVSATAAEVRDETGEPSHFVGHFQDLSAYKFVQARLDFQTHHDALTGLPNRRLLGEQLDHDIARCLRNGEYGAVIFIDLDHFKHVNDALGHRVGDQLLETVARRLSDNIRGGDFTARFGGDEFVVILTDLDPRLPQAAEQARNAAEKLREILAQPYRHHGKPLHLTASLGIVLYPFEDEDADTVLTYADTALYRVKEHGRNGIAFYRPDMLNAVRARLSTENALRKALEGNEFELYYQAQVDSDGPIVGVEALLRWHRPEHGMVSPGEFIPIAEESGLILPIGDWVLHSACAALARWRSAPGGVCDLSLSVNVSPRQFFQPDFVERVHTYLEEYDLPGDKLELEITEGVLLDDITEARCKMQQLAEYGLRFALDDFGTGYSSLRYLQQLPISTLKIDQSFVSDLNKEGDHSAIVLTIMSVAQHLDLKVVAEGVETPEQAGLLDELGCHVHQGYRYSKPADEATFLALCNTRNASRTVV, encoded by the coding sequence ATGGTTGCGCCCGACGAACATCTCGACGCGCAGATCCGCACCGATCAGCTCCTGATCATGTACAAGGCCCTACCGATTGCCCTGCTGGCTTCCCTGGTCAATGCCGCAGTGCTTGCCTGGGTACTGAGTCCGCTGATCTCCATCGAGGTCATCGGCGCCTGGCTCAGTGCCATCGCCCTGTTGAGCGCCTGGCGCTTCGCCGGCTATTTCCAGTACACCCGCAATCCGCCTCACGCGACCGAGCATGCACACTGGAGTACACGCTTCTTTGTCGAAGTGCTGCTCTCCGGTGTTCTGTGGGGCGCAGCAGCCTTCCTGCTCTATCCCCACAACAACCACCCGATGCACCAGATGTTTCTCATCTTCGTGCTGGCAGGCATGGGGGCCGGAGCCGTGACCACGCTTTCGGCCATGTGGAGTGTAGCCCTCGCCTATCTGATTCCCTCACTGATCCCGCTGATTGGCAAGTTAGTGGTGGAAGGTACGGCCATCAGCCTACCCATGAGCCTGATGGCGACCTTGTTCCTGATCCTGATCTCGATCTCTGCTTTACGCGCGCGCAACAACCTTCTGGAACTGCTACGCGCACGTCAGGCCCAGCTTCAGGCAGTCACCGATCTGCGCCTCGCGGCCACCGCATTCCGCAGCCAGGAAGGCATTCTGATCACCGATCGGCGCGGCCTCATCCTTCGCATCAATGAAGCCGGCTCGCGCCTTTCCGGGTATCCCGAAAAATCGCTTGTTGGGCAATCGCTACGCACGCTTCTGCCTTTGGACAAATCCAGCGACCAGCAGTACCAACATATAGTGCGCGCTCTCGCACGCAATGGCTTTTGGTCCGGAGAGTGTTATCTACGCACGCACAACGGCGACGCATTGCCGGTGAGCGCCACGGCAGCCGAAGTGCGCGATGAAACGGGCGAACCAAGCCACTTCGTCGGCCATTTTCAGGATCTCTCTGCTTACAAGTTCGTGCAGGCCCGGCTCGATTTCCAAACCCACCACGATGCACTCACCGGCCTCCCAAACCGTCGCTTGCTGGGCGAGCAACTTGACCACGACATCGCCCGTTGCCTACGCAACGGCGAGTATGGCGCGGTCATCTTCATCGATCTTGATCACTTCAAGCACGTCAACGACGCCCTAGGACATCGGGTCGGCGACCAGTTGCTCGAAACCGTTGCCCGGCGTCTTAGTGACAATATACGTGGTGGAGACTTTACTGCTCGCTTCGGCGGAGATGAGTTCGTGGTCATCCTTACCGATCTGGATCCCCGTTTGCCACAAGCCGCCGAACAAGCGCGCAACGCTGCAGAAAAATTGCGTGAGATTCTGGCGCAACCATACCGCCACCATGGTAAGCCGCTGCATCTGACCGCCAGTCTGGGGATCGTCCTGTACCCCTTCGAGGACGAGGACGCGGACACAGTGCTGACCTACGCCGATACCGCCCTGTACCGGGTCAAGGAGCATGGGCGCAACGGCATCGCCTTCTATCGTCCGGACATGCTCAATGCGGTTCGCGCTCGTCTCAGCACTGAAAACGCGCTGCGCAAAGCACTCGAGGGCAATGAATTCGAACTGTACTACCAAGCCCAGGTGGATTCAGATGGCCCGATCGTCGGCGTCGAGGCGCTGCTGCGCTGGCACCGACCGGAGCATGGGATGGTTTCGCCCGGCGAATTCATCCCCATCGCCGAGGAAAGTGGCCTCATTCTGCCCATTGGCGACTGGGTGTTGCACAGCGCCTGTGCCGCGCTTGCCCGCTGGCGTTCAGCGCCGGGAGGTGTGTGCGACTTATCCCTGTCAGTTAACGTCAGTCCCCGCCAATTCTTCCAACCGGATTTCGTCGAGAGAGTGCATACATACCTGGAGGAATATGACTTGCCCGGCGACAAACTCGAACTGGAAATAACTGAAGGGGTGCTGCTGGACGACATCACTGAAGCACGTTGCAAGATGCAACAGCTCGCGGAATACGGCTTGCGCTTCGCCCTGGACGATTTCGGTACCGGCTATTCCTCGTTGCGCTACCTGCAACAATTGCCGATCTCGACACTCAAGATTGACCAGTCCTTCGTCAGCGACCTGAACAAGGAAGGCGATCATTCGGCGATCGTGCTGACCATCATGTCGGTGGCCCAGCACCTCGACTTGAAGGTGGTTGCCGAGGGTGTGGAAACACCTGAGCAAGCCGGTCTACTCGACGAACTCGGCTGCCATGTCCACCAGGGGTATCGCTACAGCAAACCAGCTGATGAAGCCACCTTTCTTGCTCTGTGTAACACTCGGAACGCCAGCCGTACAGTAGTCTGA
- a CDS encoding NADP-dependent oxidoreductase — protein MSATEEAMNRRIVLARRPEGEPGVEDFRLEAGPVPEPGPGEMLCRTLYLSVDPYMRGRMNAGPSYAPSVGLGDVMVGGSVSRVLASRLEGYVPGDLVAGFNGWQDYALSDGTRIRRVDPELAPPPAFLGALGMTGLTAYVGLFDIADPQPGETVAVAAAAGAVGSMVVQLATLRGCRVVAIAGSPAKCGYLREVLGADVALDYHDPNFPETLEAACPQGIDVYFENVGGAVFEAVLPLLNIGARVPVCGQIAHYNDSGNPLPGPDSLPRLMMWVLGRRLRMQGFIVGDHLDRLPDFVREMGGWLREGRIRHYEDIVDGLENAPAAFIDMLRGGNLGKRLIRVVPEDAAGA, from the coding sequence ATGAGCGCGACGGAGGAGGCGATGAATCGGCGGATCGTGCTGGCCCGCCGACCTGAGGGCGAACCGGGAGTGGAGGACTTCCGTCTGGAAGCGGGTCCGGTACCAGAACCCGGTCCCGGCGAGATGCTGTGCCGCACCCTGTATCTGTCGGTCGACCCCTACATGCGCGGACGCATGAATGCCGGCCCTTCCTACGCGCCGTCGGTCGGGCTGGGCGATGTCATGGTCGGCGGCAGCGTGAGCCGCGTACTAGCCTCGCGTCTCGAAGGCTATGTGCCCGGCGATCTCGTGGCCGGTTTCAACGGTTGGCAGGATTATGCACTGTCCGACGGTACGCGCATCCGCCGCGTCGATCCTGAGCTGGCGCCGCCGCCGGCCTTTCTCGGTGCGCTGGGCATGACCGGACTCACCGCCTACGTGGGGCTGTTCGACATCGCGGACCCGCAGCCTGGCGAAACGGTGGCGGTGGCCGCGGCGGCCGGCGCGGTGGGATCGATGGTGGTGCAGCTGGCCACGCTGCGCGGCTGCCGGGTGGTGGCCATTGCCGGTTCGCCGGCCAAGTGCGGCTACCTGCGCGAGGTGCTCGGCGCGGACGTCGCCCTCGACTATCACGACCCGAACTTCCCCGAGACCCTGGAGGCGGCCTGCCCGCAGGGCATTGACGTGTATTTCGAGAACGTCGGCGGGGCCGTGTTCGAGGCGGTGCTGCCGCTGCTCAACATCGGCGCCCGCGTGCCTGTGTGCGGACAGATCGCGCACTACAACGATTCAGGCAATCCGCTCCCCGGTCCGGACAGCCTGCCGCGGCTGATGATGTGGGTGCTCGGCAGGCGGCTGCGCATGCAGGGCTTCATCGTCGGCGACCACCTCGACCGCCTGCCCGACTTCGTGCGCGAGATGGGGGGCTGGCTGCGCGAGGGCCGCATCCGCCACTACGAGGATATCGTCGACGGGCTGGAAAACGCGCCGGCGGCCTTTATCGACATGCTCCGCGGCGGTAATCTCGGCAAACGCCTGATCCGGGTCGTGCCCGAGGATGCCGCCGGGGCATGA
- a CDS encoding flavin monoamine oxidase family protein, whose translation MSHPVPIPPPVDCIVVGAGLSGLCTARGLARAGVDFAVLEARGRVGGRILSRAARSNPQARYDLGPAWVWPSFQPLATALLAELGIPLFAQATAGAGLYEDDGQPAPLRIDGQSPHGESRRIAGGASTLVEALATELPPKTLHLEHTVTHIEAHPKGVALDVRTPEGPRTWQARHVVLALPPRLAVTEIAFDPPLAGDIRTRLAAIPTWMAAHAKLIALYEQPFWRNHGLSGEVFSRRGPLTEIYDASPADGGPYALFGFYGLPAAARRALGRDTLIQRGIDQIARLFGTQAGDPIECMLQDWSTSLRTATRMDEIPPSGHPQYGFNDIGRSQWDGRLLFAGTESAARNGGYLEGAVEAAMETLELIAKPDRIR comes from the coding sequence ATGTCCCATCCCGTCCCCATCCCCCCTCCCGTCGACTGCATCGTGGTCGGCGCCGGCCTCAGTGGTCTGTGCACAGCCCGCGGCCTGGCCCGCGCAGGCGTCGATTTCGCCGTGCTAGAGGCACGCGGACGGGTGGGCGGGCGCATCCTGAGCCGCGCGGCCAGAAGCAATCCCCAGGCGCGTTACGACCTCGGCCCAGCGTGGGTATGGCCGAGCTTCCAGCCACTGGCCACGGCCCTGCTCGCCGAACTGGGTATCCCGCTGTTCGCCCAGGCGACGGCAGGTGCAGGTCTGTACGAGGATGATGGACAACCGGCACCCTTGCGCATCGATGGTCAATCCCCGCATGGCGAATCGCGGCGCATCGCCGGGGGTGCGAGCACCCTGGTCGAGGCGCTGGCAACGGAACTGCCCCCGAAGACGCTGCACCTGGAACATACCGTCACGCATATCGAGGCACACCCCAAAGGGGTGGCACTGGACGTGCGCACCCCGGAAGGCCCCAGAACCTGGCAGGCTCGCCACGTGGTGCTCGCACTGCCGCCGCGTCTGGCCGTAACCGAGATCGCCTTCGACCCGCCGCTGGCCGGAGATATCCGCACTCGCCTTGCTGCGATTCCCACCTGGATGGCCGCTCACGCCAAGCTGATCGCGCTTTACGAGCAGCCCTTCTGGCGCAACCATGGACTCTCCGGCGAAGTGTTCAGCCGCCGCGGCCCCCTCACCGAGATCTACGACGCATCGCCGGCTGATGGTGGGCCGTATGCGCTCTTCGGATTTTACGGCCTGCCGGCCGCAGCACGCCGTGCGCTGGGTCGAGACACCCTGATCCAGCGCGGCATCGATCAGATCGCCCGACTCTTCGGAACGCAGGCCGGCGACCCCATCGAATGTATGCTCCAGGACTGGAGCACCTCTCTGCGGACCGCTACCCGCATGGATGAAATCCCACCTTCCGGGCATCCTCAATATGGATTCAACGACATCGGCCGGTCCCAATGGGACGGCCGTCTGCTGTTCGCTGGGACCGAATCAGCCGCACGCAACGGCGGTTATCTCGAAGGTGCCGTCGAAGCTGCAATGGAAACCCTCGAACTGATCGCCAAACCCGACCGTATCCGTTAG